In Brachyhypopomus gauderio isolate BG-103 chromosome 11, BGAUD_0.2, whole genome shotgun sequence, a single genomic region encodes these proteins:
- the LOC143526639 gene encoding uncharacterized protein LOC143526639 isoform X2: protein MKAMWCCLVVLIYHIWVSSDLVECLVQASVSLLCFLAFFAQSNRTDRDTGTQTDTELSPPVQTNKTAHILSRDEPDSCKAAQVPSHRLQCPIVHKSLQNMFTCAYTHLVLPWYTVPEPREDQPLHSALLREFDFITDRIVGNSMNLDVSVISMDCIRIFTQHLRNVKQSDGSAAYSCRADEMTVLRDLSRALVHNLLPQHLCEQELFSCALQEILATRVLALVTLLSDPNNLNSLLVSHLGESPSERSEKEVKGSAAEGRPPSVEREDADRVEDQPVEESSDESKSRKKARKLKERLSNFFGNLKSKKAKKRKMKKESGEPQMDPSLFKCAALGSDVASENSFSVSGSDLEGDVNTTPEEMMEFKLSYEMWRAGKWTVRVTNVQEESGEMIFTIHLNESGSPENLHWDVKKTRADIVEFYSHFKETSLLPSIATIVENPHSEFNEDSKGKARTDLEQFLQALVVDTELGDTEQVFRFLCPVHKLLSEERRDGGMWLFLGSLASFLTFDQEEDDELNNIKGEEKPCKIPEKDGLAKVTPPCDVTQTANADTVDGHGKEHGLMDSGSPFDGNSTCTSVTRVTDGKGSRSERTDVDCAGRESLDLAGFADRVNSLLPKVHLAALCDDGTESLGQGTAEAVSDHSARVNVNKKGNQTRKMSLQSDKPKNKEKAPRAKDETPSLPQEQGKIPCISDKPEVNKVIFDLLKEISGNSHIFKIIKAILLPFTPMIKMKVNAFITMMIPSEAQIARHIDGLCKILWPEEVVSPEPSRRSEDRNKTKDKAIHLIISKFAGYLVLNKADLENMFQMFQDPEENKKLIYVITPAGYLMTCRVYVSGYCSSIQLVRER, encoded by the exons ATGAAGGCGATGTGGTGCTGCCTCGTTGTTCTCATATATCACATCTGGGTTTCATCAGATCTGGTGGAGTGTTTGGTCCAGGCCAGCGtttctttgctgtgttttcTCGCCTTTTTTGCCCAGAGCAACAGAACCGACCGTGACACGGGCACCCAGACCGACACCGAGCTCTCTCCGCCGGTCCAG ACAAATAAAACCGCTCACATTCTCAGCAGAGATGAGCCTGATTCTTGTAAAGCGGCACAAGTACCATCACATAGGTTGCAATGCCCAATTGTCCATAAATCACTTCAAAACA TGTTCACGTGTGCCTACACACACCTGGTCCTGCCCTGGTACACCGTCCCAGAGCCCAGAGAGGACCAGCCCTTACATTCAGCTCTGCTAAGAGAGTTTGACTTCATTACGGACAGGATCGTGGGGAATTCTATGAACCTTGATGTGTCTGTCATTAGCATGGACTGCATTCGTATCTTCACTCAGCACCTACGCAATGTGAAACAGTCGGACGG GTCTGCAGCATACAGCTGTAGAGCTGATGAAATGACTGTCCTCAGGGACCTCTCTAGAGCACTGGTGCACAACCTGCTCCCTCAACACCTCTGTGAGCAGGAACTCTTCAGCTGTGCCCTACAGGAGATTCTGGCTACAAGAG TGCTAGCACTAGTGACGCTGCTGTCGGACCCAAACAACCTGAACTCTCTGCTGGTTTCTCACCTGGGCGAATCGCCGTCCGAGCGCTCGGAGAAGGAGGTGAAGGGCTCCGCTGCGGAAGGCCGTCCTCCGTCCGTGGAGCGGGAGGACGCGGACAG GGTGGAAGACCAGCCTGTGGAGGAGTCGTCTGATGAAAGCAAATCAAGAAAGAAAG CTAGGAAACTCAAAGAAAGGCTTTCCAATTTTTTTGGTAATCTGAAATCAAAGAAAGCCAAAAAGCGTAAAATGAAGAAAGAGAGTGGGGAGCCCCAGATGGATCCATCGTTGTTCAAGTGTGCTGCGTTGGGCAGTGATGTTGCCAGCGAGAACTCCTTCAGTGTCAGT GGGAGTGATTTGGAGGGTGACGTGAACACCACCCCGGAGGAGATGATGGAGTTCAAGCTGTCCTATGAGATGTGGAGGGCAGGGAAATGGACTGTGAGAGTCACTAAT GTTCAGGAGGAAAGTGGGGAGATGATCTTCACCATTCACCTGAACGAAAGCGGCAGCCCAGAGAATCTCCACTGGGACGTGAAAAAGACCCGGGCAGACATAGTGGAATTTTATTCTCACTTTAAG GAAACGTCTCTTCTACCCTCCATTGCGACAATAGTGGAGAATCCACACTCGGAGTTTAACGAGGACTCTAAAGGGAAGGCCAGGACGGATTTGGAGCAGTTTTTGCAA GCGCTGGTGGTGGACACGGAGCTCGGAGACACCGAGCAGGTCTTCAGGTTCCTCTGCCCAGTTCACAAACTGCTGAGTGAGGAACGGCGTGACGGAGGCATGTGGCTTTTCCTGGGCAGTCTCGCGTCCTTCCTCACATTTGAccaagaggaagatgatgag CTTAATAACATCAAAGGAGAAGAGAAGCCATGTAAAATCCCGGAGAAGGATGGTCTGGCCAAGGTCACACCTCCGTGTGATGTCACTCAAACTGCGAACGCAGACACAGTAGATGGTCATGGCAAAGAACATGGGCTCATGGACTCTGGGTCTCCATTTGATGGGAACTCCACCTGTACAAGTGTAACACGAGTCACAGATGGTAAAGGTTCTCGCTCGGAACGGACAGACGTGGACTGTGCTGGACGTGAGTCTCTGGATTTGGCAGGCTTTGCTGACAGGGTGAACTCACTCCTTCCAAAAGTACATTTGGCTGCTTTGTGTGATGATGGCACTGAAAGCTTGGGACAGGGCACAGCGGAGGCTGTTTCAGATCACAGTGCCCGTGTCAACGTAAACAAGAAGGGAAACCAAACTcgcaaaatgtcattgcaaagTGACAAACCCAAGAACAAAGAAAAAGCACCTCGGGCCAAAGATGAGACCCCCAGCCTGCCCCAAGAGCAGGGCAAAATCCCGTGCATTTCTGACAAACCCGAGGTCAATAAAGTGATATTTGACTTGCTGAAGGAAATTTCTG GCAATTCACACATCTTTAAAATCATCAAGGCTATCCTGCTGCCATTTACGCCtatgataaaaat GAAAGTGAATGCGTTTATCACAATGATGATCCCTTCAGAAGCTCAAATAGCCAGGCACATTGACGGCCTATGTAAGATCTTATGGCCAGAGGAGGTTGTGTCTCCAGAACCCTCTCGAAGAAGTGAAGACAGGAACAAGACAAAAGACAAAGCTATACATCTTATTATTTCCAAAT TTGCAGGGTATCTAGTCCTCAACAAAGCAGATTTGGAGAACATGTTTCAAATGTTCCAGGATCCCGAGGAAAATAAGAAGCTGATTTAT
- the slc25a5 gene encoding ADP/ATP translocase 2, which produces MSDTAISFAKDFLAGGIAAAISKTAVAPIERVKLLLQVQHASKQITADKHYKGIVDCVVRIPKEQGFLSFWRGNLANVIRYFPTQALNFAFKDKYKKIFLDGVDKRTQFWRYFAGNLASGGAAGATSLCFVYPLDFARTRLAADVGKAGAEREFTGLGNCLVKISKSDGIKGLYQGFNVSVQGIIIYRAAYFGIYDTAKGMLPDPKNTHIVVSWMIAQTVTAVAGLASYPFDTVRRRMMMQSGRKGADIMYSGTIDCWRKIARDEGGKAFFKGAWSNVLRGMGGAFVLVLYDELKKVI; this is translated from the exons ATGAGCGACACCGCCATCTCCTTCGCCAAGGACTTCCTGGCCGGCGGCATCGCCGCCGCCATCTCCAAGACAGCCGTGGCGCCCATCGAGCGGGTGAAGCTGCTCCTTCAG GTGCAACACGCCAGCAAGCAAATCACAGCCGACAAGCATTACAAAGGTATCGTGGACTGTGTCGTCCGTATTCCCAAGGAGCAGGGCTTCCTATCATTCTGGAGAGGGAACTTGGCCAACGTCATCAGATACTTTCCCACTCAAGCCCTCAACTTTGCTTTCAAGGACAAGTACAAGAAGATTTTCCTTGATGGCGTGGACAAGCGCACCCAGTTCTGGAGGTACTTCGCCGGTAACTTGGCCTCCGGCGGTGCCGCTGGCGCCACCTCCCTGTGCTTCGTCTACCCCCTCGACTTCGCCAGGACCAGGCTGGCAGCTGACGTGGGTAAGGCTGGAGCCGAGCGAGAGTTCACTGGCTTGGGCAACTGCTTGGTGAAGATTTCCAAGTCCGATGGCATTAAGGGCCTCTATCAGGGCTTCAACGTGTCTGTGCAGGGCATCATCATCTACAGAGCTGCTTACTTTGGTATTTATGACACAGCTAAAG GTATGCTACCAGACCCCAAGAACACCCACATCGTAGTCAGCTGGATGATTGCTCAGACCGTGACGGCCGTTGCCGGTCTTGCTTCGTACCCCTTTGACACGGTTAGACGTCGCATGATGATGCAGTCTGGACGTAAAGGAG CGGACATCATGTACTCTGGCACGATCGACTGTTGGCGGAAGATAGCGCGGGATgagggtgggaaggccttcttCAAAGGAGCGTGGTCCAATGTTCTCCGAGGCATGGGTGGTGCCTTCGTGCTGGTTTTGTACGATGAGTTGAAGAAAGTCATCTAA
- the LOC143526639 gene encoding uncharacterized protein LOC143526639 isoform X1 has product MKAMWCCLVVLIYHIWVSSDLVECLVQASVSLLCFLAFFAQSNRTDRDTGTQTDTELSPPVQTNKTAHILSRDEPDSCKAAQVPSHRLQCPIVHKSLQNMFTCAYTHLVLPWYTVPEPREDQPLHSALLREFDFITDRIVGNSMNLDVSVISMDCIRIFTQHLRNVKQSDGSAAYSCRADEMTVLRDLSRALVHNLLPQHLCEQELFSCALQEILATRVLALVTLLSDPNNLNSLLVSHLGESPSERSEKEVKGSAAEGRPPSVEREDADRVEDQPVEESSDESKSRKKARKLKERLSNFFGNLKSKKAKKRKMKKESGEPQMDPSLFKCAALGSDVASENSFSVSGSDLEGDVNTTPEEMMEFKLSYEMWRAGKWTVRVTNVQEESGEMIFTIHLNESGSPENLHWDVKKTRADIVEFYSHFKETSLLPSIATIVENPHSEFNEDSKGKARTDLEQFLQALVVDTELGDTEQVFRFLCPVHKLLSEERRDGGMWLFLGSLASFLTFDQEEDDELNNIKGEEKPCKIPEKDGLAKVTPPCDVTQTANADTVDGHGKEHGLMDSGSPFDGNSTCTSVTRVTDGKGSRSERTDVDCAGRESLDLAGFADRVNSLLPKVHLAALCDDGTESLGQGTAEAVSDHSARVNVNKKGNQTRKMSLQSDKPKNKEKAPRAKDETPSLPQEQGKIPCISDKPEVNKVIFDLLKEISGNSHIFKIIKAILLPFTPMIKMKVNAFITMMIPSEAQIARHIDGLCKILWPEEVVSPEPSRRSEDRNKTKDKAIHLIISKFAGYLVLNKADLENMFQMFQDPEENKKLIYMLLVYLLRKFLPGESFTVISLLNVKDSV; this is encoded by the exons ATGAAGGCGATGTGGTGCTGCCTCGTTGTTCTCATATATCACATCTGGGTTTCATCAGATCTGGTGGAGTGTTTGGTCCAGGCCAGCGtttctttgctgtgttttcTCGCCTTTTTTGCCCAGAGCAACAGAACCGACCGTGACACGGGCACCCAGACCGACACCGAGCTCTCTCCGCCGGTCCAG ACAAATAAAACCGCTCACATTCTCAGCAGAGATGAGCCTGATTCTTGTAAAGCGGCACAAGTACCATCACATAGGTTGCAATGCCCAATTGTCCATAAATCACTTCAAAACA TGTTCACGTGTGCCTACACACACCTGGTCCTGCCCTGGTACACCGTCCCAGAGCCCAGAGAGGACCAGCCCTTACATTCAGCTCTGCTAAGAGAGTTTGACTTCATTACGGACAGGATCGTGGGGAATTCTATGAACCTTGATGTGTCTGTCATTAGCATGGACTGCATTCGTATCTTCACTCAGCACCTACGCAATGTGAAACAGTCGGACGG GTCTGCAGCATACAGCTGTAGAGCTGATGAAATGACTGTCCTCAGGGACCTCTCTAGAGCACTGGTGCACAACCTGCTCCCTCAACACCTCTGTGAGCAGGAACTCTTCAGCTGTGCCCTACAGGAGATTCTGGCTACAAGAG TGCTAGCACTAGTGACGCTGCTGTCGGACCCAAACAACCTGAACTCTCTGCTGGTTTCTCACCTGGGCGAATCGCCGTCCGAGCGCTCGGAGAAGGAGGTGAAGGGCTCCGCTGCGGAAGGCCGTCCTCCGTCCGTGGAGCGGGAGGACGCGGACAG GGTGGAAGACCAGCCTGTGGAGGAGTCGTCTGATGAAAGCAAATCAAGAAAGAAAG CTAGGAAACTCAAAGAAAGGCTTTCCAATTTTTTTGGTAATCTGAAATCAAAGAAAGCCAAAAAGCGTAAAATGAAGAAAGAGAGTGGGGAGCCCCAGATGGATCCATCGTTGTTCAAGTGTGCTGCGTTGGGCAGTGATGTTGCCAGCGAGAACTCCTTCAGTGTCAGT GGGAGTGATTTGGAGGGTGACGTGAACACCACCCCGGAGGAGATGATGGAGTTCAAGCTGTCCTATGAGATGTGGAGGGCAGGGAAATGGACTGTGAGAGTCACTAAT GTTCAGGAGGAAAGTGGGGAGATGATCTTCACCATTCACCTGAACGAAAGCGGCAGCCCAGAGAATCTCCACTGGGACGTGAAAAAGACCCGGGCAGACATAGTGGAATTTTATTCTCACTTTAAG GAAACGTCTCTTCTACCCTCCATTGCGACAATAGTGGAGAATCCACACTCGGAGTTTAACGAGGACTCTAAAGGGAAGGCCAGGACGGATTTGGAGCAGTTTTTGCAA GCGCTGGTGGTGGACACGGAGCTCGGAGACACCGAGCAGGTCTTCAGGTTCCTCTGCCCAGTTCACAAACTGCTGAGTGAGGAACGGCGTGACGGAGGCATGTGGCTTTTCCTGGGCAGTCTCGCGTCCTTCCTCACATTTGAccaagaggaagatgatgag CTTAATAACATCAAAGGAGAAGAGAAGCCATGTAAAATCCCGGAGAAGGATGGTCTGGCCAAGGTCACACCTCCGTGTGATGTCACTCAAACTGCGAACGCAGACACAGTAGATGGTCATGGCAAAGAACATGGGCTCATGGACTCTGGGTCTCCATTTGATGGGAACTCCACCTGTACAAGTGTAACACGAGTCACAGATGGTAAAGGTTCTCGCTCGGAACGGACAGACGTGGACTGTGCTGGACGTGAGTCTCTGGATTTGGCAGGCTTTGCTGACAGGGTGAACTCACTCCTTCCAAAAGTACATTTGGCTGCTTTGTGTGATGATGGCACTGAAAGCTTGGGACAGGGCACAGCGGAGGCTGTTTCAGATCACAGTGCCCGTGTCAACGTAAACAAGAAGGGAAACCAAACTcgcaaaatgtcattgcaaagTGACAAACCCAAGAACAAAGAAAAAGCACCTCGGGCCAAAGATGAGACCCCCAGCCTGCCCCAAGAGCAGGGCAAAATCCCGTGCATTTCTGACAAACCCGAGGTCAATAAAGTGATATTTGACTTGCTGAAGGAAATTTCTG GCAATTCACACATCTTTAAAATCATCAAGGCTATCCTGCTGCCATTTACGCCtatgataaaaat GAAAGTGAATGCGTTTATCACAATGATGATCCCTTCAGAAGCTCAAATAGCCAGGCACATTGACGGCCTATGTAAGATCTTATGGCCAGAGGAGGTTGTGTCTCCAGAACCCTCTCGAAGAAGTGAAGACAGGAACAAGACAAAAGACAAAGCTATACATCTTATTATTTCCAAAT TTGCAGGGTATCTAGTCCTCAACAAAGCAGATTTGGAGAACATGTTTCAAATGTTCCAGGATCCCGAGGAAAATAAGAAGCTGATTTAT ATGTTGCTTGTATATCTACTGCGGAAGTTCTTGCCTGGAGAATCATTCACAGTGATATCCCTGCTGAATGTGAAGGACTCTGTATAA